The Candidatus Eisenbacteria bacterium genomic interval CGGTCGGGCTCCGGCCTGGCGTTGGAGCTGAAGGCGACGCCGGACATATTAATGCGGGTTCGAGCGCGCTACCCCAAGAAGCATCTCGTGGGGTTCGCCCTCGAGACCGAGGATGAGCTGCGTCACGGGAAAGAGAAGCGGAAGAAGAAGGGGCTCGACCTGATCGCGGTCAACAATCCGCTCAAGCCGGGGTCCGCGTTCGGATCGGATCAGAATGACGTGACACTCGTCGACGCGGCCGGGCGCGTGGAAGCGCTCGGGCTCCGTCCCAAGACCGAGATCGCTCGCGCGATCCTGCTCCGCGTGGCGAAGGCACTCGACAAGAACTGAGGGAACGCCGGTGGATGAGGGGCGGGGAGAGCTGGCCGGGATTGCCCGGGAGGCGCGGGTGCTGCTCGAGAGGGAGCGTGCCCGCGGAAGAACGCGCCTCGTGCTCGGGGACGCGGGCGCTTCCGATGTCCCGGGACCCTCGACCACAGAGGTGCTGGCGCTCCCCGGGTTCGAGAGCGCTGTCCCCACGAGCCCGGCCGCCCTTCCGATCGCTCAGCCGCTCGCGCCGCGCACCGACCTTCCCCAAGACCTCCCATCCCTCGCCACGCTGGTCTCCACCTGCCGCAAGTGCGGTCTCTGCGAGACGCGCACCCAGACCGTGTTTGCGGACGGGGCGCCCACGGCGCGGCTTCTCCTCGTCGGGGAAGCGCCGGGTCGGGACGAGGACGCGCAGGGAATCCCCTTCGTCGGCCGCGCCGGGCAGCTCCTCAACAAGATGCTCGCGGCGATCGACTTGAAGCGCGAAGACGTGTACATCTGCAACGTGCTCAAGTGCCGGCCGCCCGAGAACCGCACGCCTCTGCCCGAGGAAGTGGAGCGCTGCCTCCCCTACCTGGAGCAGCAGATCGCGCTGATCCGACCCTCCTTGATCTGCGCGCTCGGCCTCTCCGCGGCGCAGGCGCTCCTGCGCACGAAATCTTCCATGACCTCGATGCGCGGCCGCGTCTTCGAATTCCGCGGCGTCCGGCTGATCCCGACCTACCACCCGGCCGCGCTGCTCCGAAACCCCGCGCTGAAG includes:
- a CDS encoding uracil-DNA glycosylase, which encodes MLGDAGASDVPGPSTTEVLALPGFESAVPTSPAALPIAQPLAPRTDLPQDLPSLATLVSTCRKCGLCETRTQTVFADGAPTARLLLVGEAPGRDEDAQGIPFVGRAGQLLNKMLAAIDLKREDVYICNVLKCRPPENRTPLPEEVERCLPYLEQQIALIRPSLICALGLSAAQALLRTKSSMTSMRGRVFEFRGVRLIPTYHPAALLRNPALKRDAWADLQQVRELLRSGGNA